One Bacillus sp. FJAT-45350 genomic window carries:
- a CDS encoding four helix bundle protein, with protein sequence MKKENVIYEKSFKFSVRMIKLYQYLTKEKNEYILSKQILRSGTSIGANISEAQVAQSTRDFISKLGISKKEAAETRYWLLLLIETDYIEQQLATSLIQDVTEIQKLLSSIILTTQSKLKK encoded by the coding sequence ATGAAAAAAGAAAATGTTATTTACGAGAAGTCATTTAAATTTTCAGTAAGAATGATTAAGCTATATCAATATTTGACCAAAGAAAAAAATGAGTACATCCTCTCCAAACAAATTCTCCGTTCCGGCACAAGTATCGGTGCCAATATAAGTGAAGCACAAGTTGCTCAATCCACACGTGATTTTATTTCTAAATTAGGTATTTCTAAAAAGGAAGCTGCTGAAACTCGTTATTGGTTACTCCTATTAATCGAAACGGATTATATCGAACAACAATTAGCGACTAGCCTAATTCAAGACGTAACTGAAATCCAAAAACTCCTATCCTCAATCATACTAACCACCCAATCAAAATTAAAAAAGTAA
- the spoIID gene encoding stage II sporulation protein D, with protein MKPFIVIGIILCSIILILPTIMVVSFSEGRQTTATTNEAEVADVTTINESVPTNEIDVLVYRSQKEEIERVPLEEYVVGVVASEMPANFEMEALKAQSLTARTYVIKQMLQPGEINLPDGAIVTDTVMHQVYHNNNELKERWNTDYDWKMTRIKDAVYSTAGKVLTFEGQPIDAAFFSTSNGYTENSEDYWQNPIPYLRSVESPWDQESPRYQGEMIIPIREFEQKLSVQVPSDGTVGEIVERTDGGRVAEVKVNGTVLKGREVREKLDLDSSDFRWKRQGNNIVIETKGWGHGVGMSQYGADGMAKEGKTYADIVSHYYQGVAITELEPYVASLTANNTQ; from the coding sequence ATGAAACCATTCATTGTGATAGGTATTATTTTATGCAGCATTATTCTTATCCTTCCTACTATTATGGTTGTTTCTTTTTCAGAGGGGCGCCAAACAACAGCAACGACTAACGAGGCTGAAGTAGCTGATGTTACGACTATTAACGAGAGCGTACCAACAAATGAAATTGATGTGTTAGTTTACAGGAGTCAAAAAGAAGAAATTGAACGTGTTCCACTTGAAGAATACGTAGTGGGTGTTGTTGCTTCGGAAATGCCGGCAAATTTTGAGATGGAGGCATTGAAGGCTCAGAGCTTAACAGCAAGAACATATGTCATCAAGCAAATGTTACAGCCAGGAGAAATAAATTTACCAGATGGAGCGATAGTGACGGATACAGTCATGCATCAGGTCTATCATAATAATAATGAATTGAAAGAAAGATGGAATACAGATTATGATTGGAAAATGACAAGGATAAAGGATGCTGTGTATTCAACGGCAGGGAAGGTATTGACATTTGAGGGACAGCCGATAGATGCTGCCTTTTTTTCGACGAGCAATGGATATACGGAAAACTCAGAGGACTATTGGCAAAATCCAATACCTTATTTACGAAGTGTAGAAAGTCCTTGGGATCAAGAATCTCCGCGTTATCAAGGGGAAATGATTATCCCAATCAGGGAATTTGAGCAAAAGTTATCAGTCCAAGTACCGTCAGACGGTACAGTTGGAGAAATAGTGGAGCGAACTGATGGAGGACGTGTAGCAGAAGTAAAAGTCAATGGAACTGTTCTTAAAGGACGTGAAGTACGAGAAAAATTAGACTTGGATTCCTCTGACTTTAGATGGAAACGACAAGGTAATAACATTGTTATCGAAACAAAGGGATGGGGCCACGGCGTTGGTATGAGCCAATACGGAGCAGATGGAATGGCAAAGGAAGGCAAGACCTATGCCGACATTGTCAGCCATTACTACCAAGGAGTAGCAATCACTGAATTAGAACCATACGTAGCTAGTTTAACCGCGAATAACACACAATAG